Proteins co-encoded in one Gossypium arboreum isolate Shixiya-1 chromosome 11, ASM2569848v2, whole genome shotgun sequence genomic window:
- the LOC108472714 gene encoding photosynthetic NDH subunit of subcomplex B 2, chloroplastic, whose product MTSLLSFSLPKPNIIKAVSASSATPTTTTFPTSEALDEKFGRKGIKFSESNNVPFVELTVRNGSSLKLRIPDAHVTSYKPKVYWKDDGLEEILYTVPAGGTDTTKFKGGIGLVINDATEKSSKGSLLSGYDWTVKDADNDAIDALQVELSCTAGTLDISYVVSLYPVSIATAVIVRNNGRKDASLASAILSHLNFKKRSRTAIDGLRGCSYCSHPPLSSPFELLSPSEAMKTESSGWFGSDNEEKPGVWTKQDVPITILKDKLSRVYAAPPSERLKPIFDTPPSKYETLDQGRELSFRVIRMGFQDIYLSSPGSLAEKYGKDYFICTGPASMLVPVVIKPGENWRGAQVIEHDNL is encoded by the exons ATGACttcccttctttctttctctcttccaaAACCAAACATAATCAAAGCTGTTTCTGCTTCTTCTGCAACTCCTACTACAACTACCTTTCCCACTTCAGAGGCTCTTGATGAAaaatttggtcgcaaaggcatcAAATTCTCAGAGTCCAACAACGTCCCATTTGTTGAGCTGACGGTAAGAAATGGAAGCTCACTGAAACTAAGAATACCTGATGCTCATGTCACTTCTTACAAACCTAAAGTATATTGGAAAGACGACGGCTTAGAGGAGATCCTTTACACAGTTCCTGCTGGGGGAACTGACACTACCAAGTTCAAAGGAGGGATTGGTCTGGTCATCAATGATGCAACTGAAAAAAGTTCAAAAGGGTCGCTTCTATCAGGTTATGACTGGACTGTAAAGGATGCTGATAACGATGCCATTGATGCTCTTCAG GTTGAGTTGAGCTGTACTGCTGGAACTCTAGATATCAGTTATGTCGTCTCCCTTTATCCAGTAAGCATAGCAACAGCAGTCATAGTAAGGAACAATGGCCGCAAAGATGCGAGTTTAGCCAGTGCAATACTTAGCCATTTGAACTTCAAGAAAAGAAGTCGAACAGCAATTGATGGACTCAGAGGCTGCTCTTACTGCTCGCATCCGCCATTGTCTTCACCTTTCGAGCTCTTATCCCCATCTGAAGCAATGAAAACTGAATCTTCAGGATGGTTTGGTTCTGATAATGAAGAGAAACCGGGTGTATGGACCAAACAAGATGTGCCAATCACTATTTTGAAGGATAAGCTGAGTAGAGTATATGCTGCTCCACCATCAGAGAGACTGAAGCCAATTTTTGACACCCCACCTTCAAAATATGAAACTCTAGATCAG GGTAGAGAACTGTCCTTCAGGGTAATAAGAATGGGGTTTCAAGATATATACTTATCAAGCCCTGGTTCATTAGCAGAGAAGTATGGGAAGGATTATTTTATCTGCACTGGACCGGCTTCAATGCTGGTGCCTGTTGTAATAAAACCTGGTGAAAATTGGAGAGGAGCTCAAGTCATTGAGCACGATAACTtgtaa